A window of Actinomycetota bacterium genomic DNA:
GTGTCTTGTTCCGGCCGGGCGGACACACCTATACTCGTTGGGCTTTGGGCGCAGGCTCGGGGCACCCACTCCCAAAGGCCAGTAGCTCAATTGGTAGAGTCCCGGTCTCCAAAACCGGTGGTTGGGGGTTCGAGTCCCTCCTGGCCTGCCACACCCTCGATGATCGACCGGCGCCTCGGCGTGAGGAGCAAGCCTTCGCAATGAACAGGGAGACCAAGCGGGCAATGGCCCGCCAGCAGAAGACCGCGGACCCCCAGCGGCTCCAGAACCTGCGCAAGCAGCAGCTGGAGCGCCAGCGGGCCGGCGGCCGGGACGGACAGCAGGGCACCCGCCGCCGGGGGCTGCGCGGCGTCGGCTCGTTCGGTGGCGAGGTCGTGGCCGAGCTCAGGAAGGTGAACTGGCCCGACCGCCGCACGGTGGCCGCCTACACGGTGGTCGTGCTGGTGGCCGTCACCGTCATCACCGCGGTCATCTTCGGGATGGACACGCTGTTCGGGAAGGCCGTGTTCGCCGTCTTCGGCGACTGACAGGAGCGTCATGAGCACCGACACCGCAACCGGCACCACCGGTCCCGGCTTCAGCCTGGGGGACTGGTACGTCGTCCACACCTACGCCGGCTACGAGAACAAGGTCAAGGCCAACCTCGAGAGCCGCATCTCCTCGATGAACATGGAGGAGCGGATCTTCGAGGTCGTGATCCCCATGGAAGACGTCATGGAGATCAAGGGCGGCAAGAAGCAGGTCGTCTCCCGCAAGGTCTTCCCCGGCTACCTGCTGGTCCGCATGTACCTGGACGACGACTCCTGGTACGTGGTCCGGAACACGCCCGGCGTGACCGGCTTCGTGGGCTCCGGGGCCAAGCCGACCCCGCTGTCCGAGAAGGAAGTGGCCAAGATCCTCGAGACCAAGCCGGTCGAGAAGCTCAAGCCGCGGGTCGAGTGGCAGGTCGGCGAGTCCGTCACCGTCACCTCGGGCCCGTTCGCCCAGCTGCCCGGCTCGATCGCCGAGATCAACGCCGACCAGCAGAAGCTCAAGGTCCTGGTCTCGATCTTCGGCCGCGAGACCCCGGTCGAGCTCGCCTTCGACCAGGTCCAGAAGCTCTAACCATTCCGAAGGAGTAACGACCCCATGCCACCCCAAGCAGGCCGCCGCCGCCGCGTGGCGGCCGTCCTCAAGATCGAGCTCACGGCCGGCCAGGCCACCCCGGCGCCGCCGGTGGGAACGGCCCTCGGCCCCCACGCCGTGAACATCATGGACTTCTGCAAGCAGTACAACGCGGCCACCCAGGCCCAGGCCGGCAACGTGGTCCCCGTGGAGATCACCATCTACGAGGACCGCAGCTTCTCGTTCGTGCTCAAGACCCCGCCGGCCGCGGTGCTGCTGCGCAAGGCGGCCAGGATCGAGAAGGGCTCGCCCGAGCCGCACCGCGAGAAGGTCGGCACGGTCACCCGGGCCCAGGTCCGCGAGATCGCCGAGACCAAGATGCCCGACCTCAACGCCATCGACGTCGAAGGCGCCATGAAGATCGTCGAGGGCACCGCCCGCTCGATGGGCATCACCGTCGCCTCCTGACGAGGCGCGTTCCCTGGTTCGTGGGAGGGCCGCAACGGAGCGGTCCGTTGACCACAGGAGGACAACCGATGGCAGGCAGGAAGCTGGCCGAGGCGGCCGCCAAGATCGACCGCACCCGGCTTTACCACCCGGCCGAGGCGCTGGAGCTGGCCCGGGAGACCAACCCGACCAAGTTCGACGCCACCGTCGAGGTCGCCTTCCGGCTCGGGGTCGACCCGCGCCGGGCCGACCAGATGGTGCGGGGCACCGTCTCGCTGCCCAACGGCACCGGCAAGACCATCCGGGTCGCCGTGTTCGCCGAGGGCGAGGCGGCCCGCCTGGCCGAGGAGGCCGGGGCCGACGTGGTCGGCGGCAAGGACCTGGTCGAGCGGGTCCAGGGCGGCTTCCTCGACTTCGACGCCGCGGTCGCCGTGCCCGAGATGATGGGCCAGGTCGGCCGCCTGGGCCGCATCCTCGGCCCCCGCGGCCTGATGCCCAACCCGCGCGCCGGCACCGTCACCCCGGACGTGGCCAGGGCCGTCTCCGAGATCAAGGGCGGCAAGGTCGAGTACCGGGTCGACCGCCACGGCAACCTCCACCTGATCCTGGGCAAGACCTCGTTCGACGCCAGGGCCCTGGTCGAGAACTACCAGGTCGTCCTCGACGAGATCCTCCGGGCCAAGCCGGCCGCGGCCAAGGGCCGCTACATCAAGGGCATCACCGTGGCCACCTCGATGGGCCCCGGCATCAAGGTCGATCCCGGCGCCACCCGCAACCTGGTCCCGGCCGCCAGCGCCTGACCGGACGGCGGCGATGCGGGACGGGACGAGAGGCGCGAGACGCCGGGGGTGGGCCTGCCCGTGAGCCGGGACGCCTGGGAGCTCGGATGGTGGGCGCCGGTGCCGCCGGCGCTGGAACCCGGGGAGCTGGTCGACCCGGGGGTGCACGGGGCCCTGCTGTCGGCGGTGGCCGACGGGGCGCCGCTGGACCGGCTGGGGCAGCACCGGCTGGAGTCGCTGAAGGCGGCCGGGCTGGCCACCCCGGACGGCCGGCCCCGCTTCCCGGTCGC
This region includes:
- the secE gene encoding preprotein translocase subunit SecE, whose translation is MNRETKRAMARQQKTADPQRLQNLRKQQLERQRAGGRDGQQGTRRRGLRGVGSFGGEVVAELRKVNWPDRRTVAAYTVVVLVAVTVITAVIFGMDTLFGKAVFAVFGD
- the nusG gene encoding transcription termination/antitermination protein NusG, coding for MSTDTATGTTGPGFSLGDWYVVHTYAGYENKVKANLESRISSMNMEERIFEVVIPMEDVMEIKGGKKQVVSRKVFPGYLLVRMYLDDDSWYVVRNTPGVTGFVGSGAKPTPLSEKEVAKILETKPVEKLKPRVEWQVGESVTVTSGPFAQLPGSIAEINADQQKLKVLVSIFGRETPVELAFDQVQKL
- the rplK gene encoding 50S ribosomal protein L11, with amino-acid sequence MPPQAGRRRRVAAVLKIELTAGQATPAPPVGTALGPHAVNIMDFCKQYNAATQAQAGNVVPVEITIYEDRSFSFVLKTPPAAVLLRKAARIEKGSPEPHREKVGTVTRAQVREIAETKMPDLNAIDVEGAMKIVEGTARSMGITVAS
- the rplA gene encoding 50S ribosomal protein L1, which encodes MAGRKLAEAAAKIDRTRLYHPAEALELARETNPTKFDATVEVAFRLGVDPRRADQMVRGTVSLPNGTGKTIRVAVFAEGEAARLAEEAGADVVGGKDLVERVQGGFLDFDAAVAVPEMMGQVGRLGRILGPRGLMPNPRAGTVTPDVARAVSEIKGGKVEYRVDRHGNLHLILGKTSFDARALVENYQVVLDEILRAKPAAAKGRYIKGITVATSMGPGIKVDPGATRNLVPAASA